A window of Terriglobales bacterium genomic DNA:
TCCCAAGCTGGTCACCCCGGATTCGCCCACGCAGCGGGTGGGCGGCAAGCCGCGCGAGGGTTTCGTAAAGGTGCCGCACTCGCGGCCGCTGCTGTCGCTGGAGAACGCCTACAGCGAGCAGGAGCTGCGCGACTGGGAGCGGCGCGTGCACGAGCTCTCGGGCCGCAAGGACGTGAGCTACGTCTGCGAGCTGAAGCTGGACGGGCTCTCCATGGCGCTGTGGTATCGCGGAGGGCGCCTGGACCGCGGCATCACCCGCGGCGACGGCTCCGTGGGCGAGGACGTCACGCTCAACGTGCGCACCCTGCGCTCGGTGCCGCTCTCCATCCCCGCCGACGCGCTGAAGAAGGCGGGGCTGCCGCGCGACTTCGAAGTGCGCGGCGAGGTCCTCATGCCGCTGGCCGCCTTCGCCAAGCTGAACGAAGAGCGCGAGCGCCAGGAGCTTGCGCGCTTCGCCAATCCGCGCAACGCGGCCGCGGGCACCATCCGCACGCTCGAGCCCAACCTGGTGGCGCAACGCCGTCTGGACTTCTACGCCTATTTCCTGCTGGTGGACGGCAAAGACCACTTCCCCGAACACGCGCAGGCGCTCGAGGCGCTGGCCGATGCCGGCTTCAAGGTGAGCCGCAGCTACGCCACGGCGCGGAATCTGGACGAGGTGCTCGACTTCATCCGCCGCTGGGAGAAGGAGCGGGAGAAGCTGCCGTTCGAGACCGACGGCATCGTGGTAAAGGTGAACTCGGTGCGGCTGCAGCAGGAGCTGGGATTCACCGGCAAGGCGCCGCGCTGGGCCATCGCTTACAAGTACGCAGCGCGCGGCGGCGTCACCCAGGTGGAAGACATCTTGGTGCAGGTGGGCCGGACGGGGAAGCTGACGCCGGTGGCGGCGCTCAAGCCGGTGGCGATCGGCGGCACCACCGTCAGCCGCGCCACGCTGCACAATCTGGACGAGATCGAGCGGCTGGGAGTGAAGATCGGCGACTGGGTGGCGGTGGAGCGCGGCGGCGACGTCATCCCCAAAGTGACCGGGGTGGTCGAGGACAAGAAACACCCGCGCGGTCACAGGCGCTTCCACATGCCGGAGAAGTGTCCGGAGTGCGGCGGGCGGGTGGTCCGCACCGAGGGCGAGGTTGATCATCGCTGCGTCAACGCCAACTGTCCGGCCAAGCTCAAGGAAACCATCCGCCACTTCGCCGCGCGCTCGGTGATGAACATCGAAGGCATGGGAGAAGTCCTAGTCAACCAGCTGGTGGAGCGCGGGCTGGTGCGCAGCGTCGCCGACATCTACGACCTCACCCACGAGCAGCTCATGAACCTGGAGCGCATGGGCGAGAAGTCGGCGCAGAACGTGCTGGACGAGGTCGAGGACTCGAAGAAGCTGCCGCTCGAGCGCGTGATCTATGGCCTGGGCATCCGCATGGTGGGCGCGC
This region includes:
- the ligA gene encoding NAD-dependent DNA ligase LigA is translated as MAVQDTERRIEVLRGKIRHHEHRYYVLDDPEISDAEFDRLMQQLKALEAEHPKLVTPDSPTQRVGGKPREGFVKVPHSRPLLSLENAYSEQELRDWERRVHELSGRKDVSYVCELKLDGLSMALWYRGGRLDRGITRGDGSVGEDVTLNVRTLRSVPLSIPADALKKAGLPRDFEVRGEVLMPLAAFAKLNEERERQELARFANPRNAAAGTIRTLEPNLVAQRRLDFYAYFLLVDGKDHFPEHAQALEALADAGFKVSRSYATARNLDEVLDFIRRWEKEREKLPFETDGIVVKVNSVRLQQELGFTGKAPRWAIAYKYAARGGVTQVEDILVQVGRTGKLTPVAALKPVAIGGTTVSRATLHNLDEIERLGVKIGDWVAVERGGDVIPKVTGVVEDKKHPRGHRRFHMPEKCPECGGRVVRTEGEVDHRCVNANCPAKLKETIRHFAARSVMNIEGMGEVLVNQLVERGLVRSVADIYDLTHEQLMNLERMGEKSAQNVLDEVEDSKKLPLERVIYGLGIRMVGARTAEFLAQHFGSLDAIMEAGEEELEEVEEVGPRIAASLREFFQEKKNLEMVERLRKAGLKFTGKKKQRGTQLAGKTFVLTGTLPTYPREEAKRMIEAAGGKVTGSVSKKTDYVVAGADAGSKLDKARELGVKIIGEKEMEKLVRGA